Proteins encoded within one genomic window of Actinoplanes octamycinicus:
- a CDS encoding type II toxin-antitoxin system HicB family antitoxin, whose protein sequence is MSVADHYTYRVHWSAEDNEYVGTVAELPSVSWLAQDRMEAFIGIQRVAEEIVADMEASGETPPVAIADRHYSGKFQVRVPEEVHRRLAIRAAEQGVSLNALAASRLAGA, encoded by the coding sequence GTGAGCGTGGCAGACCACTACACCTACCGAGTTCACTGGTCAGCCGAAGACAACGAGTACGTCGGCACCGTCGCCGAACTGCCCTCCGTCTCCTGGCTCGCCCAAGACCGCATGGAGGCCTTCATCGGCATCCAGCGCGTCGCCGAAGAGATCGTCGCCGACATGGAAGCCTCCGGCGAAACCCCGCCCGTGGCCATCGCCGACCGCCACTACTCCGGCAAGTTCCAGGTCCGAGTACCCGAAGAGGTCCACCGCCGCCTGGCCATCCGGGCGGCAGAGCAGGGTGTCTCCCTGAACGCACTGGCCGCCTCCCGCCTGGCCGGCGCCTGA
- a CDS encoding RNase H family protein, whose amino-acid sequence MADAHVKRQRAVDVFPAGVCDGNRGPGGWGVVLQYGGRSREVHGAELAPTSSDRMLLTAVAEALALLTRPVAVHVHADQTIVGRHRDLRSRLTSAAQRHQVRWVEEVTTSGAAAERADALARTGLLEATQQLDSRCVHDLITRQCWQCRPSAGTRPERVAVTSGGSVFHLSEGCAALNHGWRRIERRGGVQSDLTWVPTVDAITAGRGACEVCCAGRDIR is encoded by the coding sequence ATGGCAGACGCGCATGTAAAGCGGCAGCGAGCAGTCGACGTGTTCCCTGCCGGTGTGTGCGACGGCAATCGTGGTCCGGGCGGATGGGGAGTTGTCCTTCAATACGGAGGTCGCAGCCGTGAAGTCCACGGCGCCGAACTCGCACCGACGTCCAGCGACCGAATGCTGTTGACGGCGGTTGCCGAGGCCCTCGCCCTACTGACGCGACCCGTCGCGGTGCACGTTCATGCCGATCAAACCATTGTCGGCCGACATCGCGACCTCAGGTCGCGGCTGACTTCAGCCGCTCAGCGCCATCAGGTGCGGTGGGTCGAGGAGGTCACCACCTCGGGCGCTGCGGCCGAACGGGCGGACGCCTTGGCAAGAACCGGCCTGCTTGAGGCCACGCAACAGCTCGACTCCCGCTGCGTCCATGACCTCATCACCCGCCAATGCTGGCAGTGCCGCCCGTCAGCCGGCACGCGCCCGGAACGCGTCGCAGTCACCTCTGGCGGCTCCGTCTTCCACCTGAGTGAAGGCTGTGCGGCCCTCAACCACGGCTGGCGACGTATCGAGCGACGCGGCGGCGTCCAATCCGACCTGACGTGGGTACCGACTGTCGACGCCATCACCGCTGGACGCGGCGCATGCGAAGTTTGTTGCGCCGGTCGCGACATCCGATGA
- a CDS encoding nuclease-related domain-containing DEAD/DEAH box helicase has protein sequence MIATQRLLWRSPVPAGGSAISRALREREHAAELMRRYRRAQAVAARYEAAAIGEQQVAAALIALTGAGWTLLVDRRWPSNAVSNVDMILVGPGGVFVIDVKNWRSPPSALDGRLHAGSEDRHQEIIKLRAITSRVQDELAILDMAPAVVASVMVFANQSVEQCVGTVFLRGVKEIAPWLAALPRRLTTPQVGRVAVHLAGKFPAYDTPDLVERPVRVDGSDPQQQAPSLFDVDAIARAEQQSVLARPIESWMTYLHPDQLAIVRRRWNGPARISGAAGTGKTVVGLHRAVWLAQRTVGKILYVTFVKNLPRVQAQLLARLSPAVADRVEFCSLHAWARSLLDQRGVHLRVDLAAVGNCFSRAWLHVGRSSVLAELEPNPTYWQDEITYVIKGRGFTELGQYLTATRPGRRTALRRVHREAAWQLYLEYERLRAERGVHDFTDVLTEAVAVLRDPAARPRYAAVIADEVQDLTLVGVRLLHQLVGDAPNGLLLIGDGQQAVYPGGFRLSDAGIDIRGGRAEVLRVNYRNAADILTAALQTLDGQPFDDIDGTVVTTGPAVETAYRDGRVIRVDAATANEHDQAFLAAVRQLAGDSSDDRRLGDAAVLCARKKDVVYYQRLLTRAGIPNSNLEDYDGQATGELKVGTFLRSKGLEFKHVFLPHHDRDVRKAQTGSLTETDRLALAKRQLFVGMTRARDVLWIGAVPDAKLPRPRTGQEAAAVPDSPPLGSR, from the coding sequence ATGATCGCTACTCAACGTCTTCTATGGAGGTCGCCTGTGCCCGCTGGAGGATCTGCGATCAGCCGAGCCTTACGTGAGCGTGAGCATGCGGCAGAGCTCATGCGCCGGTACCGGCGAGCACAGGCCGTCGCAGCTCGATACGAGGCGGCGGCAATAGGCGAGCAGCAAGTAGCCGCCGCCCTGATCGCGTTGACCGGAGCTGGCTGGACTCTACTGGTGGACCGACGTTGGCCGAGCAATGCGGTATCCAATGTCGACATGATTCTGGTTGGGCCGGGCGGAGTCTTCGTTATTGACGTCAAGAACTGGAGAAGCCCGCCGAGCGCCCTCGACGGCCGGCTCCACGCAGGCTCGGAGGATCGTCACCAAGAGATCATCAAACTCCGCGCGATCACGAGCAGAGTGCAAGATGAGCTGGCAATCCTCGATATGGCGCCGGCCGTCGTGGCTTCAGTCATGGTGTTCGCGAACCAATCAGTTGAACAGTGTGTCGGTACGGTTTTCCTCCGCGGCGTCAAAGAGATCGCGCCGTGGTTGGCGGCCCTGCCACGCCGCCTCACCACACCGCAGGTCGGCCGAGTGGCCGTTCACCTCGCTGGCAAGTTTCCCGCGTACGACACACCCGACCTCGTTGAGCGGCCGGTACGGGTTGACGGCAGTGACCCCCAGCAACAGGCGCCATCGCTCTTCGACGTGGATGCGATCGCTCGCGCCGAGCAGCAGTCCGTGCTGGCCCGCCCGATCGAAAGTTGGATGACATATCTGCATCCCGACCAGCTCGCCATCGTCAGACGCCGATGGAATGGCCCGGCCCGGATCAGTGGCGCGGCTGGTACGGGCAAGACCGTCGTAGGCCTACATCGGGCCGTGTGGCTCGCCCAGCGCACGGTAGGTAAAATCCTCTATGTCACATTCGTGAAGAACCTTCCCCGGGTTCAGGCGCAACTCCTGGCGCGCCTTTCTCCGGCGGTCGCCGACCGGGTCGAGTTTTGCAGCCTGCACGCTTGGGCGAGGTCGCTGCTTGACCAGCGTGGAGTGCACCTACGAGTGGATCTCGCGGCGGTCGGCAACTGCTTCTCCCGCGCATGGCTGCATGTCGGGAGAAGCAGCGTTCTGGCAGAGCTCGAACCGAACCCGACGTACTGGCAGGACGAGATCACCTACGTTATCAAGGGGCGAGGCTTCACTGAGCTGGGACAGTACCTTACGGCTACCCGGCCCGGACGCCGAACTGCGCTGCGACGCGTTCACCGCGAGGCCGCCTGGCAGCTATACCTGGAGTACGAACGTCTGCGTGCCGAGCGTGGAGTGCACGACTTCACCGATGTACTCACCGAGGCCGTCGCCGTCCTGCGTGACCCAGCCGCTCGGCCCCGGTACGCCGCCGTCATCGCTGACGAGGTACAGGATTTGACTCTCGTCGGGGTGCGCCTGCTGCATCAGCTCGTCGGTGATGCGCCGAACGGCCTGCTGCTTATCGGTGATGGTCAGCAGGCCGTCTACCCTGGCGGCTTCCGCCTCAGCGACGCCGGCATCGACATCCGGGGCGGACGCGCCGAAGTCCTGCGGGTGAACTACCGAAACGCTGCGGACATTCTCACGGCGGCGCTACAGACCCTCGACGGGCAGCCCTTCGACGACATAGACGGGACAGTTGTCACCACTGGCCCTGCCGTGGAGACCGCCTATCGCGACGGTCGTGTGATCCGCGTCGACGCTGCCACTGCTAACGAACACGACCAAGCCTTCCTCGCCGCCGTGAGGCAGCTGGCCGGAGACTCATCCGACGATAGGCGGCTTGGTGACGCGGCAGTGCTCTGCGCCCGGAAGAAGGACGTCGTCTACTACCAGCGCCTACTGACCCGCGCTGGCATCCCGAACAGCAATCTTGAGGACTACGACGGGCAGGCCACCGGCGAGCTAAAAGTGGGAACGTTTCTCCGTTCCAAGGGACTCGAGTTCAAGCATGTCTTCCTGCCGCATCACGACCGCGACGTAAGGAAAGCGCAGACGGGCAGCCTCACCGAGACCGACCGCCTGGCACTGGCGAAGCGGCAGCTCTTCGTCGGCATGACCCGCGCACGCGACGTGCTGTGGATCGGCGCTGTCCCGGATGCGAAGCTGCCGCGACCCAGAACCGGGCAGGAGGCAGCTGCTGTGCCGGACTCTCCACCGCTCGGCTCGCGGTGA
- a CDS encoding restriction endonuclease subunit S: MHPAVLEFLGQQVKQGIQPSLTQGSFRKLPIALPPVDIQQEVAEVAQAFRTKIEVPRKGRRTDPAAVQAGSFLDGR, encoded by the coding sequence ATGCATCCCGCGGTCCTGGAGTTCCTCGGCCAGCAGGTCAAACAGGGAATCCAGCCAAGCCTGACCCAGGGCAGCTTCAGAAAGCTGCCCATCGCTCTGCCCCCGGTGGACATCCAGCAGGAGGTCGCCGAGGTGGCACAGGCGTTCCGGACCAAGATTGAAGTCCCACGAAAGGGTCGCCGAACTGACCCGGCAGCTGTACAAGCAGGTAGTTTCCTAGATGGTCGGTAA
- a CDS encoding DEAD/DEAH box helicase, which yields MVSVDAVTEDEVARLRRELERLRTENQRLSRLLDLRGQDTAPAPEQLAAMATPEPVTMASSATQKLAFYANLFRGRRDAYATRWENSRLGTAGWSPAVAGGWRKGMDRRTAAYLPLTAEVVAAHLVGDVFMGLYPLLTDNTCQFLAADFDGSTAMLDALAYCKAARASGVPAALEMSQSGRGAHAWIFFTDPIPATTARSIGTVLLHEAMVLRGSMDLRSYDRLFPNQDVLPDGGLGNLIAAPLQGRRRKDGLTLFLDLATLEPYEDQWAFLSVLDRLSPGDAERIARRAKQAVVGAGVAKMRSSDATKVHPPLPMTVQADLAAGLSIDISQLPPAALATFKHAASLANPKFYELQRLRKSTWDTPRFLRGYDITLDGRLVLPRGLRHAVGRIVEDAGSRLAVTDTRDAGTEIEVAFTAELTARQSAGVSAMLAHDDGMLVAPPGSGKTVMACAMIAERATSTLILVDRKALAEQWRSRIEQFLGVRPGQIGGGRRKLTGVVDVAMLPSLARRADVADLITGYGHVIVDECHHLAAAAYDHAVKQIGAQFWLGLTATPTRRDGLGELVTWQLGPVRHTVTDEDPDTLAAVWQEEAGPRRLLFVHETQFRAAEGDLSSPGALAAVHHSLIEDEARNTQIVDDVAAALAKGRNCLVLTRRVAHVDVLASLLADRGHQALLLQGGMTTADRRAAVDRLAEAKAGDGILVIGTTPFIGEGFDAPVLDTLFLAGPISFDGLLIQCAGRVIRAAPGKDVAEVHDYHDPATPILAVSLQRRTPGYRALGFAKL from the coding sequence GTGGTGTCCGTTGACGCGGTGACAGAGGACGAGGTCGCTCGGCTGCGTCGTGAGCTGGAGCGGCTACGGACGGAGAACCAGCGGCTGTCGCGTCTGCTGGATCTGCGAGGCCAGGACACCGCTCCGGCCCCGGAGCAACTCGCCGCGATGGCCACGCCAGAACCGGTCACGATGGCGTCGTCGGCGACGCAGAAGCTGGCGTTCTACGCCAACCTGTTCCGGGGGCGGCGGGATGCTTATGCGACGCGTTGGGAGAACAGCCGGCTCGGTACGGCAGGGTGGTCTCCCGCGGTGGCGGGTGGCTGGCGTAAGGGGATGGACCGGCGTACGGCGGCCTATCTGCCGCTCACCGCGGAGGTGGTTGCCGCCCATCTGGTCGGTGACGTGTTCATGGGCCTGTATCCGCTGCTCACCGACAACACCTGCCAATTCTTGGCCGCCGACTTCGACGGCAGCACCGCGATGCTCGATGCGCTGGCCTACTGCAAGGCGGCCCGTGCCAGTGGGGTGCCCGCGGCTTTGGAGATGTCCCAGTCAGGGCGTGGAGCGCATGCCTGGATCTTCTTCACCGACCCGATTCCCGCGACTACGGCCCGGTCGATAGGAACGGTTCTGCTGCACGAGGCCATGGTGCTTCGGGGATCGATGGATCTGCGCTCGTACGACCGGCTGTTCCCGAACCAGGACGTTCTACCGGACGGAGGTCTCGGGAACCTGATCGCTGCCCCGCTGCAGGGCAGGCGCCGCAAGGACGGCCTCACGCTCTTCCTCGATCTGGCGACCCTGGAACCGTACGAGGACCAGTGGGCTTTCCTGTCGGTCCTCGACAGGCTCAGCCCCGGCGACGCGGAAAGAATCGCTCGCCGCGCGAAACAGGCTGTCGTCGGTGCCGGGGTGGCGAAGATGAGGAGTTCGGATGCCACCAAGGTGCATCCGCCGCTGCCCATGACGGTGCAGGCAGACCTCGCGGCGGGACTGAGCATCGACATCTCGCAACTGCCGCCGGCCGCGCTGGCCACTTTCAAGCACGCGGCCTCGCTGGCCAATCCGAAGTTCTACGAGTTGCAGCGGCTTCGCAAGTCGACCTGGGACACGCCGCGATTTCTTCGTGGGTACGACATCACGCTCGACGGTCGCCTGGTTTTACCGCGCGGGTTGCGGCACGCAGTCGGACGAATCGTTGAGGACGCCGGATCCCGATTGGCGGTCACGGATACGCGGGATGCCGGCACGGAGATCGAGGTCGCTTTCACCGCCGAGCTGACCGCCAGGCAGAGCGCCGGGGTGAGTGCGATGCTCGCCCACGACGACGGCATGCTGGTGGCTCCACCAGGCTCCGGGAAAACCGTCATGGCCTGCGCGATGATCGCAGAACGCGCCACCTCGACCCTGATTCTCGTCGATCGCAAAGCGTTGGCCGAACAGTGGCGATCGCGCATCGAGCAGTTCCTCGGCGTACGGCCGGGGCAGATCGGCGGCGGCCGCCGCAAGCTCACCGGTGTCGTGGATGTCGCGATGCTGCCCTCGCTGGCTCGGCGTGCCGACGTTGCGGACCTCATCACCGGGTACGGGCACGTGATCGTCGACGAATGTCACCACCTTGCCGCCGCCGCGTACGACCATGCGGTCAAGCAGATCGGCGCGCAGTTCTGGCTCGGGCTCACCGCTACACCGACCCGCCGAGACGGCCTGGGGGAACTTGTGACCTGGCAACTCGGCCCTGTCAGGCACACCGTGACTGACGAGGACCCGGATACGCTCGCCGCCGTCTGGCAGGAAGAAGCCGGTCCGCGTCGCCTGCTGTTCGTGCACGAGACCCAGTTCCGGGCTGCTGAGGGGGACCTGTCGTCGCCGGGCGCACTGGCGGCCGTGCACCACTCCCTGATCGAGGATGAAGCACGAAACACCCAGATCGTCGACGATGTCGCGGCCGCCCTCGCCAAAGGGCGCAACTGTCTCGTGCTCACTCGCCGGGTTGCCCATGTCGACGTTCTGGCTTCGCTCCTCGCGGACCGCGGACATCAAGCACTCCTGTTGCAGGGCGGCATGACCACTGCGGATCGGCGTGCGGCAGTCGACCGGCTCGCCGAGGCGAAGGCCGGCGACGGGATCCTGGTCATCGGTACCACGCCGTTCATCGGCGAAGGCTTCGATGCGCCTGTACTCGACACCCTGTTCCTGGCCGGGCCGATCTCCTTCGACGGCCTTCTGATCCAGTGCGCCGGCCGGGTCATCCGAGCGGCGCCCGGCAAGGACGTCGCGGAGGTGCACGATTACCACGACCCGGCGACGCCGATCCTTGCCGTTTCGCTGCAGCGCCGTACGCCCGGCTATCGGGCGCTGGGCTTCGCCAAGCTGTAG
- a CDS encoding helix-turn-helix domain-containing protein codes for MSSTLRERTVLPPENPADLVRFARGLADAEAPARAKLVGPDGSQLDIPAELYELLRDVVGALSQGMAISIAPHNTMLTTQEAADLLNISRPTLVRLLTDGEIPHSLRGRHRRVLLRDILDYSERTRTERRRTLDQMAADAEDDNLYEITLDSLPSR; via the coding sequence ATGTCGAGCACCCTGCGTGAACGGACCGTTCTACCTCCGGAAAACCCCGCCGACCTGGTGCGCTTCGCGCGTGGTCTGGCCGACGCCGAGGCTCCCGCGCGAGCGAAGCTGGTGGGCCCGGACGGATCGCAGCTCGACATCCCGGCCGAACTCTACGAACTGCTGCGCGACGTCGTCGGTGCCCTGTCCCAGGGCATGGCCATCTCGATCGCCCCGCACAACACGATGCTGACCACCCAAGAAGCCGCTGACCTGCTCAACATCTCACGACCCACGCTGGTCCGCCTGCTCACCGACGGCGAGATCCCGCACAGCCTGCGCGGCCGGCATCGGCGAGTCCTGCTGCGTGACATCCTTGACTACTCCGAACGCACCCGCACCGAACGCCGCCGCACCCTTGACCAGATGGCCGCCGATGCCGAGGACGACAACCTGTACGAGATCACCCTCGACTCCCTGCCGTCGAGGTGA